A stretch of the Agromyces larvae genome encodes the following:
- the ilvA gene encoding threonine ammonia-lyase, which produces MTETIAGPSIEDFERAREIVSAVARRTPMESSRHLAGRLGVPVHLKCENLQRTGSYKLRGAYHRISALTPEERERGVVAASAGNHAQGVAYAARELGIRATIFMPVGVALPKLEATKSYGADVVLAGDSIGETLQAAADFAEQTGAVIIPPYDHIDVIAGQGSLGLEILEQVPDAATIVVAIGGGGLAAGIASAAKQRAAQLGRSIRVVGVQAENAAPYVASLAAGERREVPVVPTIADGIAVYRPGELNFEIVRDAVDEIVTVSEDDIARALLVLLERAKLVVEPAGAVSVAALLTGKVPADGPIVAVLSGGNIDPLLMQRVISHGLAASGRYLTVRLGLPDRPGQLVRVAGLLADTHANVVEVLHTRHGRGLQISEVEIDISVETRGPEHRAEVVEVLRRAGYDPVVLDD; this is translated from the coding sequence GTGACCGAGACCATCGCCGGTCCCTCGATCGAGGACTTCGAACGAGCGCGCGAGATCGTGTCCGCCGTCGCCCGCCGCACCCCGATGGAATCGTCGCGGCACCTCGCGGGGCGGCTCGGCGTGCCGGTGCACCTGAAGTGCGAGAACCTGCAGCGCACCGGCTCGTACAAGCTGCGCGGCGCCTACCACCGCATCTCGGCGCTGACCCCCGAGGAGCGCGAGCGCGGCGTCGTCGCTGCGTCGGCCGGCAACCACGCGCAGGGCGTCGCATACGCCGCCCGCGAGCTCGGCATCCGCGCGACCATCTTCATGCCGGTCGGCGTCGCCCTGCCGAAGCTCGAGGCGACGAAGTCGTACGGCGCCGACGTGGTGCTCGCGGGCGACTCGATCGGGGAGACCCTGCAGGCGGCCGCCGACTTCGCCGAACAGACCGGCGCGGTCATCATCCCGCCGTACGACCACATCGACGTCATCGCCGGGCAGGGCTCGCTCGGCCTCGAGATCCTCGAGCAGGTGCCGGATGCCGCGACCATCGTCGTGGCGATCGGCGGCGGAGGCCTGGCCGCAGGCATCGCGAGCGCGGCGAAGCAGCGTGCCGCACAGCTCGGGCGGAGCATCCGCGTCGTCGGGGTGCAGGCCGAGAACGCGGCACCCTACGTGGCGTCGCTCGCCGCGGGCGAGCGGCGCGAGGTGCCCGTCGTGCCCACCATCGCCGACGGCATCGCCGTGTACCGGCCCGGTGAGCTGAACTTCGAGATCGTCCGCGACGCGGTCGACGAGATCGTGACGGTCAGCGAGGACGACATCGCCCGCGCGCTGCTCGTGCTGCTCGAGCGGGCGAAGCTCGTCGTCGAACCGGCCGGTGCGGTCTCGGTGGCGGCGCTGCTCACCGGCAAGGTACCCGCCGACGGCCCCATCGTCGCCGTGCTCTCGGGCGGCAACATCGATCCGCTGCTCATGCAGCGGGTCATCTCGCACGGACTCGCCGCCTCGGGCCGCTACCTCACCGTGCGGCTCGGGCTGCCCGACCGGCCCGGCCAGCTCGTCCGGGTCGCCGGGCTGCTCGCCGACACCCACGCGAACGTCGTCGAGGTGCTGCACACCCGGCACGGACGCGGCCTGCAGATCTCGGAGGTCGAGATCGACATCTCGGTCGAGACCCGCGGACCCGAGCACCGCGCCGAAGTGGTCGAGGTGCTCCGCCGCGCGGGCTACGACCCGGTCGTGCTCGACGACTGA
- a CDS encoding AI-2E family transporter, whose translation MAERVGRSRRGFTTRRDQRARTPEPAPVIAEPVRDAAASVPFGMRLAAAWSWRLLLVGGVLAVVVFLVIQLRLIVIPILVAVLLGALLVPFSSFLQRHRWPKWLAVTAAMLSALIVVGGLLTLGITFIARGSEGLVTQSLVAWEDFRGWLLEGPFHITEAELNAWVAQIIESAQQDSGLLVSGALSVGSTLGHFLAGLLLALFATLFILIDGRGIWNWIVGVFPRRARAAIDGAGQAGWTTLQNFVKVQILVATIDAVGIGLGAFLLGLPLAVPIAILVFLGSFIPIVGAVVTGALAVFVALIYNGPVIALIMLGVVLLVQQVEGHVLQPLIMGTAVKVHPLGVVVAVATGSLLAGIPGALFAVPVAAVVNVMVLYISRGAWKADAPPEAVAARSPLWRTVPKRPGFARDEPLTTPADPREEARP comes from the coding sequence ATGGCGGAGCGAGTGGGGCGGTCTCGGCGAGGATTCACGACACGGCGCGACCAGCGCGCCCGAACGCCCGAGCCGGCGCCCGTCATCGCAGAGCCCGTTCGCGACGCCGCAGCGAGCGTGCCGTTCGGCATGCGGCTCGCGGCGGCCTGGTCCTGGCGCCTGCTGCTGGTCGGCGGCGTGCTGGCGGTCGTGGTGTTCCTCGTCATCCAGCTGCGGCTCATCGTCATCCCGATCCTCGTCGCCGTGCTGCTCGGCGCCCTCCTCGTGCCGTTCTCGAGCTTCCTCCAGCGGCACCGCTGGCCGAAATGGCTCGCGGTGACCGCGGCGATGCTCTCGGCGCTGATCGTCGTCGGCGGCCTGCTCACGCTCGGCATCACCTTCATCGCCCGCGGCAGCGAAGGGCTCGTCACACAGTCCCTCGTCGCCTGGGAGGACTTCCGCGGCTGGCTGCTCGAAGGGCCGTTCCACATCACCGAGGCCGAGCTGAACGCCTGGGTCGCCCAGATCATCGAGTCCGCACAACAGGACAGCGGCCTGCTCGTCAGCGGCGCGCTGTCGGTCGGCTCGACGCTCGGGCACTTCCTCGCGGGCCTGCTGCTCGCCCTGTTCGCGACGCTCTTCATCCTCATCGACGGACGCGGCATCTGGAACTGGATCGTCGGCGTCTTCCCGCGCCGAGCGCGCGCCGCGATCGACGGCGCCGGCCAGGCGGGGTGGACGACACTGCAGAACTTCGTCAAGGTGCAGATCCTCGTCGCGACGATCGACGCGGTCGGCATCGGCCTCGGCGCGTTCCTGCTCGGCCTGCCGCTGGCCGTGCCCATCGCGATCCTCGTGTTCCTCGGCTCGTTCATCCCCATCGTCGGCGCCGTCGTGACCGGGGCGCTCGCGGTGTTCGTCGCGCTCATCTACAACGGGCCGGTGATCGCGCTCATCATGCTCGGCGTCGTCCTGCTCGTCCAGCAGGTCGAGGGGCACGTGCTGCAACCGCTCATCATGGGCACCGCGGTGAAGGTGCACCCGCTCGGCGTGGTGGTCGCCGTCGCGACCGGGTCGCTGCTCGCCGGCATCCCCGGGGCTCTGTTCGCCGTGCCCGTCGCGGCGGTCGTCAACGTCATGGTGCTGTACATCTCGCGCGGGGCGTGGAAGGCGGATGCCCCGCCGGAGGCCGTGGCCGCCAGAAGCCCGCTGTGGCGCACCGTGCCCAAACGGCCCGGGTTCGCCCGCGACGAACCCCTCACCACCCCCGCCGACCCACGAGAAGAGGCACGACCGTGA
- a CDS encoding winged helix-turn-helix domain-containing protein — translation MLDSVSPALARRIALAAQGFGRASPAEPGTRALAGLLDRLSLLQIDSVNVFERSHYLPAFSRLGGYDKALLDRLTTGRRGRTVEYWAHEAAFIPRGLWPLFGFRREAYRAKGHAWGGWVAENRHLADFLVHELAANGPMRASEIEHDANERRGPWWGWSDVKRTLEWMLRTGEVVCVERRRFERVYALPAQALPADLLDAEPSHDESVRGLVELAASALGIATLADLADYWRLKRAEAAPAVRDLEDAGVLLPVTVPGWTTGSKPTPAWVHRDARRPRRIDAAALLSPFDPVVWFRPRAERLFDFHYRIEIYTPEPQRVFGYYSLPVLVDDRVVGRVDLKSDRKAGVLRVQSAWTEPSAPADTAARLVPVLERAAAWQGLGEVVVVGRGDLSPALAAELM, via the coding sequence ATGTTGGACTCCGTCAGCCCGGCCCTCGCCCGCCGTATCGCGCTCGCCGCGCAGGGGTTCGGGCGCGCCTCCCCCGCCGAGCCGGGCACCCGCGCCCTGGCCGGCCTGCTCGACCGGCTCTCGCTGCTGCAGATCGACTCGGTGAACGTGTTCGAGCGCAGCCACTATCTGCCCGCGTTCAGCCGGCTCGGCGGCTACGACAAGGCGCTGCTCGACCGGCTCACCACGGGTCGGCGCGGCCGCACGGTCGAGTACTGGGCGCACGAGGCGGCGTTCATCCCGCGGGGGCTCTGGCCGCTGTTCGGCTTCCGGCGCGAGGCGTACCGGGCGAAGGGGCACGCGTGGGGCGGCTGGGTGGCCGAGAACCGGCACCTCGCCGACTTCCTCGTGCACGAGCTCGCCGCGAACGGCCCGATGCGTGCGAGCGAGATCGAGCACGACGCGAACGAGCGGCGCGGGCCGTGGTGGGGCTGGAGCGATGTGAAGCGCACGCTCGAGTGGATGCTGCGCACCGGCGAGGTGGTCTGCGTCGAGCGTCGGCGCTTCGAGCGGGTCTACGCGTTGCCCGCCCAGGCGCTGCCGGCCGACCTGCTCGACGCCGAGCCGTCGCACGACGAGTCCGTCCGCGGGCTGGTGGAGCTCGCGGCATCCGCTCTCGGCATCGCGACCCTCGCCGACCTCGCCGACTACTGGCGGTTGAAGCGCGCCGAGGCGGCCCCCGCCGTCCGTGACCTCGAAGACGCCGGGGTGCTGCTCCCCGTCACGGTGCCCGGGTGGACGACGGGGTCGAAGCCGACCCCCGCCTGGGTGCACCGCGACGCACGCCGGCCGCGCCGCATCGACGCGGCCGCGCTGCTGTCGCCGTTCGACCCGGTGGTCTGGTTCCGGCCGCGCGCCGAGCGGCTGTTCGATTTCCACTACCGCATCGAGATCTACACCCCCGAGCCGCAGCGGGTCTTCGGCTACTACTCGCTGCCCGTGCTCGTCGACGATCGGGTCGTGGGCCGAGTCGACCTGAAGAGCGATCGCAAGGCGGGGGTGCTGCGCGTGCAGTCGGCGTGGACCGAGCCGTCGGCACCCGCCGACACGGCGGCGCGGCTGGTGCCCGTGCTCGAGCGGGCGGCGGCCTGGCAGGGCCTCGGCGAGGTCGTGGTGGTCGGCCGTGGCGATCTCTCCCCCGCGCTCGCAGCCGAGCTCATGTGA
- a CDS encoding M48 family metalloprotease, which produces MYRAIAKNKRNTVFTILFFLLIIGALGWLAAWIYHSLTIFIVTIVVASGYALIQYFTADKQALSMSGAVEIRSKADHPRLWRTVENLSIATGTPMPRVFVVSDPAPNAFATGRDPEHAVVAATTGLLEIMDDAELEGVMAHELGHVRNYDIRLSMIVFGLVVAVGFISDMLVRMAFFGGNRNNNGNPIVLIFGIVAMLIAPLVASLVQLAISRQREYLADATGAMTTRHPDALASALLKLEQYGRPMKRQNSSMAHLWIADPLKKGAMDRLFATHPPIAERVKRLHEMGGSF; this is translated from the coding sequence ATGTACCGCGCGATCGCCAAGAACAAACGCAACACCGTCTTCACGATCCTGTTCTTCCTGCTGATCATCGGCGCGCTCGGGTGGCTCGCCGCCTGGATCTACCACTCGCTCACGATCTTCATCGTGACGATCGTGGTCGCCTCGGGGTACGCGCTGATCCAGTACTTCACCGCCGACAAGCAGGCGCTGTCCATGTCGGGCGCCGTCGAGATCCGCTCGAAGGCCGACCACCCGCGCCTCTGGCGCACGGTCGAGAACCTGTCGATCGCCACCGGCACGCCCATGCCGCGCGTGTTCGTCGTGTCCGACCCGGCGCCGAACGCGTTCGCGACCGGCCGCGACCCCGAGCACGCCGTGGTGGCCGCCACCACCGGGCTGCTCGAGATCATGGACGACGCCGAGCTCGAGGGCGTCATGGCGCACGAGCTCGGCCACGTGCGCAACTACGACATCCGGCTGTCGATGATCGTGTTCGGCCTCGTCGTCGCCGTCGGGTTCATCAGCGACATGCTCGTGCGGATGGCCTTCTTCGGCGGCAACCGCAACAACAACGGCAACCCGATCGTGCTGATCTTCGGCATCGTCGCGATGCTCATCGCGCCGCTGGTCGCCTCGCTCGTGCAGCTGGCCATCTCGCGCCAGCGCGAGTACCTGGCGGATGCCACGGGCGCGATGACGACGCGGCACCCCGACGCGCTGGCGAGCGCGCTGCTGAAGCTCGAGCAGTACGGTCGGCCGATGAAGCGGCAGAACTCCTCGATGGCGCACCTGTGGATCGCCGACCCGTTGAAGAAGGGTGCGATGGACCGCCTGTTCGCGACCCACCCGCCGATCGCCGAGCGGGTGAAGCGGCTGCACGAGATGGGCGGCAGCTTCTAG
- a CDS encoding LemA family protein, whose product MEWLIPVIIVVVLAAIVGIYLWATYNSLVTLNVRVDEAWSDITVQLKRRADLIPNLIEAVKGYAAHEKAVFENVTKARAETLQAHGPAEASAAENHMQQALKSIFAVAEAYPQLQASQNFLQLQAELVDTEDKIQASRRFYNGGVRELNTKIKVFPNTLFVRNLGFHERDFFEVSEAAAIAEPPRVQF is encoded by the coding sequence ATGGAATGGCTCATCCCCGTCATCATCGTCGTCGTGCTCGCGGCGATCGTCGGCATCTACCTCTGGGCGACGTACAACTCGCTGGTCACGCTCAACGTGCGAGTCGACGAGGCCTGGAGCGACATCACGGTGCAGCTGAAGCGCCGCGCCGACCTCATCCCCAACCTCATCGAAGCCGTCAAGGGCTACGCCGCCCACGAGAAGGCCGTCTTCGAGAACGTCACGAAGGCCCGTGCCGAGACCCTGCAGGCGCACGGCCCGGCCGAGGCATCCGCCGCAGAGAACCACATGCAGCAGGCGCTGAAGTCGATCTTCGCCGTCGCCGAGGCGTACCCGCAGCTGCAGGCCAGCCAGAACTTCCTGCAGCTGCAGGCCGAGCTCGTCGACACCGAAGACAAGATCCAGGCCTCGCGCCGGTTCTACAACGGCGGCGTGCGCGAGCTGAACACGAAGATCAAGGTGTTCCCGAACACCCTGTTCGTGCGCAACCTCGGGTTCCACGAGCGCGACTTCTTCGAGGTCAGCGAGGCTGCGGCGATCGCCGAGCCGCCGCGCGTGCAGTTCTGA
- a CDS encoding D-arabinono-1,4-lactone oxidase yields MSASGAVWRNWGRSEQVRPVRVERPATADAVQRAVQSAARAGLRVKPVGAGHSFTGIAVAPDVQLDLGALTGVVDDREAAEGRLTIGAGTRLHALPKLLEPYGLALANMGDIDRQTIAGATSTGTHGTGLGFGGLATQIVGARLVTGAGELIRVAPDERPELLPAVRLGLGALGVLVDVTLQLVPQYLLHAVERPEPLEDVLDAWADRVQGADHFEFYWHPHTDSALTKTNTRLPADAERRPLGRVSRWIDDELVANGVFRVACNLARPIPQVAPLIARQAERLSSNREFIDWSPAVFVTNRTVRFREMEYAIPLAEVPGALREVRQLIERRGWRISFPVEVRAAASDENWLSTAYARETGYIAVHRFFREDPAEYFAAVEQIMLARGGRPHWGKMHTRDAEYLRAAYPRFDDFLAVRDELDPTGVFENPYLERVLGPRVRVGTNGG; encoded by the coding sequence GTGAGCGCGAGCGGAGCCGTGTGGCGCAACTGGGGGCGGAGCGAGCAGGTGCGACCCGTTCGCGTGGAGCGACCGGCGACGGCCGACGCGGTGCAGCGGGCGGTGCAGTCCGCCGCACGTGCCGGGCTCCGGGTGAAGCCCGTCGGCGCCGGCCACAGCTTCACGGGCATCGCGGTCGCCCCCGACGTGCAGCTCGACCTCGGCGCGCTCACCGGTGTCGTCGACGACCGCGAGGCCGCCGAGGGGCGGCTCACGATCGGCGCCGGAACCCGCCTGCACGCCCTGCCGAAGCTGCTCGAGCCGTACGGGCTCGCGCTGGCGAACATGGGCGACATCGACCGGCAGACGATCGCCGGCGCGACCTCGACCGGTACGCACGGCACGGGCCTCGGGTTCGGCGGACTCGCGACCCAGATCGTCGGTGCGCGACTCGTCACCGGCGCGGGGGAGCTGATCCGGGTCGCGCCCGACGAGCGGCCTGAGCTGCTGCCCGCGGTGCGGCTCGGGCTCGGCGCCCTCGGCGTGCTCGTCGACGTCACGCTGCAACTCGTGCCGCAGTACCTGCTGCACGCCGTCGAGCGGCCCGAGCCGCTCGAAGACGTGCTCGACGCCTGGGCGGACCGGGTGCAGGGCGCCGACCACTTCGAGTTCTACTGGCACCCGCACACCGACTCCGCGCTCACGAAGACGAACACCCGGCTCCCGGCCGATGCCGAACGCCGGCCCCTCGGCCGGGTGTCGCGGTGGATCGACGACGAGCTCGTCGCCAACGGCGTGTTCCGCGTCGCCTGCAATCTCGCCCGGCCGATTCCGCAGGTCGCACCGCTCATCGCGCGGCAGGCCGAGCGGCTCAGCAGCAACCGCGAGTTCATCGACTGGTCGCCTGCCGTCTTCGTCACGAACCGCACCGTGCGGTTCCGCGAGATGGAGTACGCGATCCCGCTCGCCGAGGTGCCCGGCGCGCTCCGCGAGGTGCGGCAGCTCATCGAGCGGCGCGGATGGCGCATCAGCTTCCCGGTCGAGGTGCGCGCCGCGGCATCCGATGAGAACTGGCTGTCGACCGCGTACGCGCGCGAGACCGGCTACATCGCGGTGCACCGGTTCTTCCGAGAGGACCCGGCCGAGTACTTCGCCGCCGTCGAGCAGATCATGCTCGCCCGCGGCGGCCGACCGCACTGGGGCAAGATGCACACCCGCGATGCCGAGTATCTGCGCGCGGCCTACCCGCGGTTCGATGACTTCCTCGCGGTGCGCGACGAACTCGACCCGACGGGGGTGTTCGAGAACCCCTATCTGGAGCGCGTGCTCGGCCCGCGGGTGCGCGTCGGGACGAACGGCGGCTGA
- a CDS encoding alanine racemase, whose product MSALDLHRSDAPGPAASAPWSRPAAYWGAMTAATRHLDAPVGALNLAALRHNAADLVRRAHGTPIRVASKSIRVREVIESLLRLPGYRGVLAYTLSEAIWLADTVDDVVVGYPTAERGAIRRLATDPALASKIAIMVDSPEQLDLVDAVVAPGEREQIRVCIELDASWKAPVLGHLGVRRSPVHAPEQAGALAAYVAARPGFRVVGVMAYEAQIAGVVNRPAGRPVEGAVNRWMQSRSMPELVDRRARAVAAVREHADLEFVNGGGTGSLEATSADPSVTEIGAGSGILGGHLFDGYAHFTPAPAAAFALDAVRAPSPEHRTVLGGGWIASGPPAPDRLPLVAWPPDLEYQPREAAGEVQTPLSGRGIHRLRVGDRVWLRHTKSGELSEHLNTFAVVDGDRVVDEIPTYRGEGKAFL is encoded by the coding sequence ATGAGCGCGCTCGACCTGCATCGGTCGGATGCCCCGGGCCCCGCGGCATCCGCCCCCTGGAGCCGGCCCGCCGCCTACTGGGGCGCGATGACCGCGGCGACCCGCCACCTCGACGCGCCCGTCGGCGCGCTCAACCTCGCTGCGCTCCGACACAACGCCGCCGACCTCGTGCGCCGCGCGCACGGCACCCCGATCCGCGTCGCGTCGAAGTCGATCCGGGTACGCGAGGTCATCGAGTCGCTGCTGCGGCTGCCCGGCTACCGTGGCGTGCTCGCCTACACGTTGAGCGAAGCGATCTGGCTCGCCGACACCGTCGACGACGTCGTCGTCGGCTACCCGACCGCCGAGCGCGGCGCGATCCGCCGGCTCGCGACCGACCCGGCGCTCGCCTCGAAGATCGCGATCATGGTCGACTCGCCCGAACAGCTCGACCTGGTGGACGCGGTGGTCGCGCCCGGCGAGCGCGAGCAGATCCGGGTCTGCATCGAACTGGATGCCTCGTGGAAGGCGCCCGTGCTCGGTCACTTGGGCGTGCGGCGGTCGCCGGTGCACGCACCCGAGCAGGCGGGCGCGCTCGCCGCGTACGTCGCCGCGCGCCCGGGGTTCCGGGTGGTCGGCGTGATGGCGTACGAGGCGCAGATCGCCGGCGTGGTGAACCGGCCCGCGGGCCGGCCCGTCGAAGGAGCCGTGAACCGCTGGATGCAGTCGCGCTCGATGCCCGAACTCGTCGACCGCCGAGCGCGTGCGGTCGCCGCCGTCCGCGAGCACGCGGACCTCGAGTTCGTGAACGGCGGCGGCACCGGCTCGCTCGAGGCGACCAGCGCCGACCCGTCGGTCACCGAGATCGGTGCGGGCAGCGGCATCCTCGGCGGCCACCTGTTCGACGGATACGCGCACTTCACCCCCGCGCCCGCCGCCGCCTTCGCGCTGGACGCGGTGCGAGCCCCGAGCCCCGAGCATCGCACCGTGCTCGGCGGCGGCTGGATCGCCTCGGGCCCGCCCGCCCCCGACCGGCTGCCGCTCGTGGCGTGGCCGCCGGACCTCGAGTACCAGCCGCGCGAGGCGGCCGGCGAGGTGCAGACCCCGCTCTCGGGGCGCGGCATCCATCGCCTGCGGGTCGGCGACCGGGTCTGGTTGCGGCACACCAAGTCGGGCGAGCTCAGCGAGCACCTGAACACGTTCGCGGTCGTGGACGGCGACCGCGTGGTCGACGAGATCCCCACCTACCGGGGAGAGGGGAAGGCGTTCCTGTGA
- a CDS encoding MFS transporter, translating into MTEVDADVAAPATGAFAEPTQRIRAGWIAAFATAWLGIWMAQLAPVQLLLPVQIDAVLHPEHWTDSVLAFGVVSGIAAVATIIAYPLTGALSDRTASRFGRRRPWILAGALVFALALVALGFQADIVAIGACWVAATIGFCMMTAALTATISDQVPVPQRGFVSGWMSAPQAVGIILGLVVVTMLVTQQQAGYAVLAVALVVLALPFLARPDRALVDRERARVTARGVIASLWISPREHPDFGWTLLSRVLVSVGNALGTSLLLYFLMFGLGDAHAEDDLIVLTLVYMVFVIIASLVLGKLSDRTGRRRVFVLVASVLQAIAALLLAFVPDLGMAMVAAGVLGLGYGCFLSVDQALATQVLPDATARGKDLGIMNIATAVPQALGPLIGALAVVATGSFTLVFVLSAVCALCGAVAVARVRGVR; encoded by the coding sequence ATGACCGAAGTCGACGCCGACGTCGCCGCCCCCGCGACCGGTGCCTTCGCCGAGCCCACCCAGCGCATCCGGGCCGGCTGGATCGCCGCCTTCGCGACCGCCTGGCTCGGTATCTGGATGGCGCAGCTCGCGCCCGTGCAGCTCCTGCTGCCGGTGCAGATCGATGCGGTGCTGCACCCCGAGCACTGGACCGACAGCGTGCTCGCGTTCGGCGTGGTCTCGGGCATCGCGGCGGTCGCGACGATCATCGCCTACCCGCTCACCGGCGCACTGAGCGACCGCACCGCGTCGCGGTTCGGCCGCCGCCGCCCGTGGATCCTCGCGGGCGCGCTGGTGTTCGCGCTCGCGCTCGTCGCGCTCGGCTTCCAGGCGGACATCGTCGCGATCGGCGCCTGCTGGGTGGCCGCCACGATCGGGTTCTGCATGATGACCGCGGCCCTGACCGCCACCATCTCCGACCAGGTGCCGGTGCCGCAGCGCGGATTCGTCTCGGGGTGGATGTCGGCGCCGCAGGCGGTGGGCATCATCCTCGGCCTCGTGGTCGTCACCATGCTCGTGACTCAGCAGCAGGCCGGGTACGCGGTGCTCGCGGTCGCGCTCGTCGTGCTCGCCCTGCCGTTCCTCGCCCGACCAGACCGGGCGCTCGTCGACCGCGAACGGGCCCGCGTCACCGCGCGCGGCGTCATCGCGAGCCTGTGGATCAGCCCGCGCGAGCACCCCGATTTCGGGTGGACGCTGCTCAGCCGGGTGCTCGTCTCGGTCGGCAACGCGCTCGGGACGAGCCTGCTGCTGTACTTCCTGATGTTCGGACTCGGCGACGCGCACGCCGAGGACGATCTCATCGTGCTCACCCTCGTCTACATGGTGTTCGTCATCATCGCCTCGCTCGTGCTCGGCAAGCTGAGCGACCGCACCGGCCGTCGGCGCGTGTTCGTGCTCGTCGCGTCCGTGCTGCAGGCGATCGCCGCGCTGCTGCTCGCGTTCGTGCCCGACCTCGGCATGGCGATGGTCGCGGCGGGCGTCCTCGGCCTCGGGTACGGCTGCTTCCTCTCGGTCGACCAGGCGCTGGCCACGCAGGTGCTGCCCGACGCGACCGCGCGCGGCAAGGACCTCGGCATCATGAACATCGCCACCGCGGTGCCGCAGGCGCTCGGCCCCCTGATCGGCGCGCTCGCGGTCGTGGCGACCGGCTCGTTCACCCTCGTCTTCGTGCTGTCCGCGGTGTGCGCGCTCTGCGGAGCCGTCGCGGTCGCGCGGGTGCGGGGGGTGCGATGA
- a CDS encoding TetR/AcrR family transcriptional regulator, whose protein sequence is MARIPAAERRAALVEAAIRVVARDGIAHATTRAIVAEAGMSLASFHYAFESRDELIDEVIRTVVAREQQAVVPDRIEGGTLRDLLEAGLFRYLDHLRADPDRELAMLELTHYALRSPDRHPLAAMQYARYAELAAEALGVAAAMTGTRWREPVEQIARTLVAFTDGITTTWLVDRDDDAARRVARAAADALSRMADPA, encoded by the coding sequence ATGGCGCGTATCCCCGCCGCCGAGCGTCGTGCCGCGCTCGTCGAAGCCGCCATCCGGGTCGTCGCCCGCGACGGCATCGCCCACGCCACGACCCGCGCGATCGTCGCCGAAGCGGGCATGAGCCTCGCGAGCTTCCACTACGCGTTCGAGTCCCGTGACGAGCTCATCGACGAGGTGATCCGCACCGTGGTCGCTCGCGAGCAGCAGGCCGTCGTGCCCGACCGCATCGAGGGCGGCACGCTCCGCGACCTCCTGGAGGCCGGGCTCTTCCGCTATCTCGACCACCTGCGCGCCGACCCCGACCGCGAGCTCGCGATGCTCGAGCTCACCCACTACGCCCTGCGCTCGCCCGATCGCCACCCGCTCGCGGCGATGCAGTACGCGCGGTACGCCGAGCTCGCCGCCGAAGCGCTCGGCGTCGCCGCGGCGATGACCGGCACCCGCTGGCGGGAGCCCGTCGAGCAGATCGCCCGCACCCTCGTCGCGTTCACCGACGGCATCACCACCACCTGGCTCGTCGATCGCGACGACGACGCGGCCCGCCGCGTCGCCCGCGCGGCCGCCGACGCCCTCTCGAGAATGGCGGACCCCGCATGA
- a CDS encoding Ppx/GppA phosphatase family protein — translation MRLGVLDVGSNTVHLLVVDAHPGGQPLPQTSHKSVLRLMRYLEPDGAISAEGVEAIVGSIRDAVAAARADGIEELLPFATSAIREARNGEEVLARVERETGVELQVLSGADESRLTFLAVRRWFGWSAGRILLFDIGGGSLELALGSDEDPDVALSVPLGAGRSTVEFLRHDPPTPDELDRLRAHARSVLTDVVGGFPLESRPDHVVGSSKTIRSLARLAGSTEDGPGASDRSVLRLKGLDDWTPRLARIPADARPALPGITEDRTFQIVAGAVVLSEAMRAFGVKSLDVSPWALREGVILRRLDRMP, via the coding sequence ATGCGGTTGGGTGTGCTCGACGTCGGTTCCAACACCGTCCACCTGCTCGTGGTCGACGCGCATCCCGGCGGGCAGCCCCTGCCGCAGACGTCCCACAAGTCGGTGCTGCGGCTCATGCGCTACCTGGAGCCCGACGGCGCGATCAGCGCCGAGGGCGTCGAGGCGATCGTCGGCTCGATCCGCGACGCGGTCGCCGCCGCACGCGCCGACGGCATCGAGGAACTCCTGCCCTTCGCGACCTCGGCGATCCGCGAGGCGCGCAACGGCGAGGAGGTGCTCGCGCGGGTCGAACGCGAGACCGGCGTCGAACTGCAGGTGCTGAGCGGTGCGGATGAATCGCGGCTGACGTTCCTCGCGGTGCGACGCTGGTTCGGCTGGTCGGCGGGCCGCATCCTGCTCTTCGACATCGGCGGCGGGTCGCTCGAGCTCGCGCTCGGCAGCGACGAGGACCCCGATGTCGCGCTCTCGGTGCCGCTCGGCGCCGGGCGGTCGACCGTCGAGTTCCTGCGCCACGACCCGCCCACCCCCGACGAGCTCGACCGGCTGCGCGCGCACGCGCGAAGCGTGCTGACCGACGTCGTGGGCGGGTTCCCGCTCGAGAGCCGGCCCGACCACGTCGTCGGCTCGTCGAAGACGATCCGCTCGCTCGCGCGGCTCGCCGGTTCGACCGAGGACGGGCCCGGGGCATCCGACCGCTCGGTGCTGCGCCTGAAGGGCCTCGACGACTGGACCCCCCGCCTGGCCCGCATCCCCGCCGACGCCCGGCCCGCCCTGCCCGGCATCACCGAGGACCGCACGTTCCAGATCGTGGCCGGCGCCGTCGTGCTGAGTGAAGCGATGCGCGCGTTCGGCGTGAAGTCGCTCGACGTGTCGCCGTGGGCGCTGCGCGAGGGCGTCATCCTGCGTCGGCTCGACCGGATGCCCTGA